From the Lathyrus oleraceus cultivar Zhongwan6 chromosome 4, CAAS_Psat_ZW6_1.0, whole genome shotgun sequence genome, one window contains:
- the LOC127074262 gene encoding casein kinase II subunit beta-1 isoform X1 produces MYKERGFSASKSEDRKRINDVLDKQLERSSPSTSRPINGKTNKDRENNNTIKDPRSASVSKTSNISEESETDSEESDVSGSDGDDTSWISWFCNLRGNEFFCEVDDDYIQDDFNLCGLSSQVPYYDYALDLILDVESSHGDMFTEEQNELIESAAEMLYGMIHARYVLTSKGMAAMLDKYKNYDFGRCPRVYCSGQPCLPVGQSDIPRSSTVKIYCPRCEDLYYPRSKYQGNIDGAYFGTTFPHLFLMTYGQLKPQKPAQGYVPRVFGFKLHKP; encoded by the exons ATGTACAAAGAACGAGGCTTTTCTGCCTCCAAATCGGAGGATCGGAAACGAATCAACGATGTTCTCGACAAACAGCTCGAGCGTTCCTCTCCTTCTACTTCTCGTCCCATCAATGGCAAAACCAACAAAGACAGAGAAAACAACAACACCATCAAGGATCCTCGTTCTGCTTCCGTTTCCAAAACTTCCAATATCTCTG AGGAATCTGAAACTGACAGTGAAGAGTCGGATGTTAGTGGTTCTGATGGAGATGACACATCTTGGATCTCATGGTTCTGCAATCTCAGAGGGAATGAGTTCTTTTGTGAGGTTGATGATGATTACATCCAAGATGACTTCAACCTTTGTGGGTTAAGCAGTCAAGTGCCTTACTATGATTACGCCCTTGATTTGATTTTGGATGTTGAATCTTCCCATG GTGATATGTTCACAGAGGAACAAAATGAGTTAATTGAATCGGCAGCAGAGATGCTTTATGGTATGATTCATGCAAGATACGTACTGACAAGCAAAGGAATGGCTGCAATG CTTGACAAGTACAAAAACTATGACTTTGGCAGATGCCCAAGAGTTTACTGCTCTGGACAACCCTGCCTTCCAGTTGGTCAGTCAGACATTCCGAGGTCAAGTACCGTGAAAATATATTGTCCTAGGTGTGAAGATCTTTATTATCCTCGGTCCAAGTATCAAGGCA ACATTGATGGAGCCTATTTTGGAACAACATTTCCACACCTTTTCTTGATGACGTATGGACAACTGAAGCCACAGAAGCCAGCTCAGGGCTATGTTCCTAGAGTTTTTGGGTTCAAACTTCACAAGCCATGA
- the LOC127074262 gene encoding casein kinase II subunit beta-1 isoform X2 — MYKERGFSASKSEDRKRINDVLDKQLERSSPSTSRPINGKTNKDRENNNTIKDPRSASVSKTSNISEESETDSEESDVSGSDGDDTSWISWFCNLRGNEFFCEVDDDYIQDDFNLCGLSSQVPYYDYALDLILDVESSHEEQNELIESAAEMLYGMIHARYVLTSKGMAAMLDKYKNYDFGRCPRVYCSGQPCLPVGQSDIPRSSTVKIYCPRCEDLYYPRSKYQGNIDGAYFGTTFPHLFLMTYGQLKPQKPAQGYVPRVFGFKLHKP, encoded by the exons ATGTACAAAGAACGAGGCTTTTCTGCCTCCAAATCGGAGGATCGGAAACGAATCAACGATGTTCTCGACAAACAGCTCGAGCGTTCCTCTCCTTCTACTTCTCGTCCCATCAATGGCAAAACCAACAAAGACAGAGAAAACAACAACACCATCAAGGATCCTCGTTCTGCTTCCGTTTCCAAAACTTCCAATATCTCTG AGGAATCTGAAACTGACAGTGAAGAGTCGGATGTTAGTGGTTCTGATGGAGATGACACATCTTGGATCTCATGGTTCTGCAATCTCAGAGGGAATGAGTTCTTTTGTGAGGTTGATGATGATTACATCCAAGATGACTTCAACCTTTGTGGGTTAAGCAGTCAAGTGCCTTACTATGATTACGCCCTTGATTTGATTTTGGATGTTGAATCTTCCCATG AGGAACAAAATGAGTTAATTGAATCGGCAGCAGAGATGCTTTATGGTATGATTCATGCAAGATACGTACTGACAAGCAAAGGAATGGCTGCAATG CTTGACAAGTACAAAAACTATGACTTTGGCAGATGCCCAAGAGTTTACTGCTCTGGACAACCCTGCCTTCCAGTTGGTCAGTCAGACATTCCGAGGTCAAGTACCGTGAAAATATATTGTCCTAGGTGTGAAGATCTTTATTATCCTCGGTCCAAGTATCAAGGCA ACATTGATGGAGCCTATTTTGGAACAACATTTCCACACCTTTTCTTGATGACGTATGGACAACTGAAGCCACAGAAGCCAGCTCAGGGCTATGTTCCTAGAGTTTTTGGGTTCAAACTTCACAAGCCATGA